One part of the Thermococcus litoralis DSM 5473 genome encodes these proteins:
- a CDS encoding translation initiation factor IF-2 subunit gamma gives MAKKKFKQAEVNIGMVGHVDHGKTTLTKALTGIWTDTHSEELRRGITIKIGFADAEIRKCPSCGRYSTSPKCPYCGAETEFERRVSFIDAPGHEALMTTMLAGASLMDGAVLVIAANEPCPRPQTREHLMALQIVGNKNIIIAQNKIELVTKEQAMENYRQIKEFIKGTVAENAPIIPISALHGANIDVLIKAIEDFIPTPKRDPNKPPRMLVLRSFDVNKPGTPPEKLVGGVIGGSIIQGKLKVGDEIEIRPGVPYEEHGRIKYEPITTEIVSLQAGGRFVEEAYPGGLVGVGTKLDPFLTKGDLMAGNVVGKPGKLPPVWQDLRLEVHLLERVVGTEEELKVEPIKRKEILLLNVGTARTMGLVTGLSKDEIELKLQIPICAEPGERVAISRQVGSRWRLIGYGFIRE, from the coding sequence ATGGCAAAGAAGAAGTTTAAGCAGGCTGAGGTTAATATCGGTATGGTCGGTCACGTTGATCACGGTAAGACAACACTAACAAAAGCTCTAACCGGAATTTGGACTGACACACATAGCGAGGAGCTTAGAAGGGGTATCACAATTAAGATAGGTTTTGCCGATGCTGAAATAAGAAAGTGTCCAAGCTGTGGAAGGTATTCTACTTCTCCAAAATGTCCATACTGTGGTGCTGAAACTGAGTTCGAGAGGAGAGTTTCTTTTATAGACGCTCCGGGCCACGAGGCTTTGATGACCACAATGCTGGCTGGGGCTTCTTTGATGGATGGTGCAGTTTTGGTTATTGCCGCAAATGAGCCGTGCCCAAGACCTCAAACGAGAGAGCACTTAATGGCATTGCAGATAGTAGGAAACAAGAACATAATAATCGCCCAAAACAAGATTGAGCTCGTAACGAAGGAACAAGCCATGGAAAACTACAGACAGATCAAGGAGTTCATCAAGGGCACTGTAGCGGAAAATGCTCCCATAATTCCAATCTCCGCCCTTCACGGAGCAAACATAGACGTGCTGATAAAGGCTATAGAGGACTTCATTCCAACACCCAAAAGGGATCCAAACAAACCTCCAAGAATGCTCGTTTTGAGAAGTTTTGACGTCAATAAACCTGGAACTCCTCCCGAAAAGCTTGTTGGTGGGGTTATTGGGGGTTCAATTATTCAAGGAAAGCTCAAAGTTGGAGATGAGATCGAAATAAGACCCGGGGTTCCCTATGAGGAGCATGGAAGGATAAAATATGAGCCCATAACCACTGAGATAGTCTCCCTCCAAGCGGGCGGAAGATTTGTAGAGGAGGCATACCCCGGTGGATTGGTGGGAGTTGGCACTAAGCTTGATCCCTTCTTGACTAAGGGAGATTTAATGGCAGGTAATGTTGTCGGAAAGCCAGGAAAGCTTCCACCGGTTTGGCAGGATCTTAGGTTAGAAGTGCACCTCCTTGAAAGGGTAGTTGGGACAGAAGAAGAACTTAAAGTAGAGCCGATAAAGAGGAAGGAAATACTCCTCCTCAACGTAGGGACAGCAAGAACAATGGGTCTCGTAACTGGATTAAGCAAAGACGAGATTGAACTCAAGCTCCAAATCCCGATATGTGCAGAGCCTGGAGAAAGAGTTGCAATTAGCAGACAGGTAGGCTCAAGGTGGAGACTTATCGGCTATGGCTTCATAAGGGAGTGA
- a CDS encoding PIN domain-containing protein, producing the protein MRKWIVIPDTNFLLIPGQFGVDIVGELHRILDVKFEILIPNVVLDELSVIERKVKGKDLIAVRMAKRLAEKFNIVEIGRFGEKPIDQQILEFALKTPNVIVCTNDKALKRKLRKNGIPVVYLRQKKILELEGMLS; encoded by the coding sequence ATGAGGAAGTGGATTGTTATTCCAGACACGAATTTTCTTTTAATCCCCGGTCAGTTTGGAGTTGATATAGTGGGCGAGCTTCATAGAATCCTCGATGTGAAGTTTGAGATCCTCATTCCGAACGTTGTTCTTGACGAACTCAGTGTAATAGAACGCAAGGTCAAAGGAAAAGATCTCATAGCTGTTAGAATGGCCAAAAGACTGGCTGAAAAGTTCAATATTGTGGAGATAGGCAGATTTGGAGAAAAACCTATAGACCAGCAGATACTTGAGTTTGCACTAAAAACCCCAAATGTGATAGTATGCACCAATGACAAAGCATTAAAGAGAAAGCTCCGCAAAAACGGCATTCCTGTGGTCTATTTGCGACAAAAAAAGATTCTTGAGCTTGAAGGCATGCTCTCCTAA
- the smc gene encoding chromosome segregation protein SMC — protein sequence MPYVERLEMKGFKSYGNRKVVVPFSRGFTAIVGANGSGKSNIGDAILFVLGGLSAKAMRATRISDLIFAGTREEQPAKYAEVAIYFNNEDRGFPIDEDEVVIKRRVYPDGRSVYWLNGKRTSRSDILDLLSAAMISPDGYNLVLQGDITKFIKMSPTERRMIIDEISGVAEYDEKKKKALEELRQAEENLARVDLLIREVKTQLDKLEKERNDALRYLDLKEKLEIARTTLLVGEVKRLENLIAESQKRDKEIEEEINEISKKLEEIAKEIIEKERTLNQIERELEEKSEDGILEVTRKISEVNSKIELAKRNIEIANREIEESQRRLVKTKEELKAVSEEIEKSKSAIERWKKRKEKLLKDIKEKEKERNELVLKLAEIDKNFSIAKEEFDKVEKELEDSKKEYYLKESEIEKMNDEIERIKTKNAQYSAKRLALKSKIEETRKEIEKKKAELSEVEGKMEKITSRLRRLEKELEEKQQKLEKILPEIKKVNEELIKAEAQREISGNRTLEALKKVNIPGIYGSLAELIKVKDESYLTAVEVALGSHADNVVVEDDKVAEKAITFLKKNKLGRLTFLPLNKIKPRKLTETSKGTSVMDVIEYNPKFRNAVSFAVGDTLIVTDMNEAREVGIGKVRMVTLEGELLERSGAIVGGYYRPKAKLGINTDEIKKRLEALEREKDSLESQINALKIEQKGLERELFELRMKKSDLSKDLQVLQKEMDRLLNEDNALKEEIEEGERRIKELEGLIHQTKGELAKLSGRIERLEKKREKLRKALDNPEARELNQKIREVEHELSALREELSKVESKLENLDIRINEELIPRKADLEEEIEGLINRINAFKASISKNEEDIAKLQEELKRLQEAEEEVKEELKHLRDEREKLREEISQLREKKEELRDTLQKLRIEANSLKIRIAQYEAQLQEKNRELKHHDVKLVKEIPLDLEKLREEIDEMEEEIRRLEPVNMKAIEDYEVVERRYLELRSKRERLEAEKDSIVEFINEIEAQKKNVFMRTLNAIAKNFSELFAKLSPGGEARLILENPEDPFSGGLDIEAKPAGKEVKRIEAMSGGEKALTALAFVFAIQHFKPAPFYLFDEIDAHLDDANVKRVADLIKEASKDSQFIVITLRDVMMANADKIIGVSMRNGISRVVSLSLEKAMEYLEKARAKNANAAI from the coding sequence ATGCCCTATGTAGAGAGACTAGAGATGAAAGGTTTCAAATCATATGGAAACAGAAAGGTTGTAGTTCCTTTTTCTCGTGGGTTCACAGCGATAGTTGGTGCCAATGGAAGCGGCAAAAGCAATATCGGTGATGCTATTCTCTTTGTTCTCGGAGGTTTATCGGCGAAGGCAATGCGTGCAACAAGGATAAGTGACCTAATATTTGCCGGTACGAGGGAAGAACAGCCGGCCAAATATGCCGAGGTTGCGATATATTTCAACAACGAAGATAGAGGATTTCCAATAGATGAGGACGAAGTAGTCATAAAGCGGCGCGTCTATCCAGACGGGAGAAGTGTTTACTGGCTTAACGGAAAGAGAACCAGCAGAAGTGATATCCTCGATTTGTTGAGCGCTGCAATGATATCTCCCGATGGCTACAACCTAGTTCTCCAAGGTGACATAACCAAGTTCATTAAAATGAGCCCAACTGAGAGGAGAATGATAATAGACGAGATTTCGGGAGTAGCGGAATACGATGAGAAGAAAAAGAAAGCTCTGGAAGAACTAAGGCAAGCAGAAGAGAACTTAGCTAGGGTTGATCTTCTAATTAGGGAAGTGAAAACACAGCTCGACAAGCTCGAAAAAGAAAGGAACGATGCTTTAAGGTACTTAGACCTAAAAGAAAAGCTGGAGATAGCCAGGACAACTTTGCTTGTGGGAGAAGTGAAAAGACTTGAGAATTTAATTGCAGAAAGCCAGAAAAGAGACAAGGAAATCGAAGAAGAAATAAATGAGATCAGCAAAAAGCTGGAAGAGATTGCAAAGGAAATAATCGAAAAGGAAAGAACCCTTAACCAGATTGAAAGAGAGCTCGAAGAGAAAAGTGAAGATGGCATTCTTGAAGTAACGAGGAAGATAAGTGAAGTTAATTCCAAAATAGAGCTGGCAAAGAGAAACATTGAGATAGCGAATAGAGAAATTGAAGAAAGTCAAAGAAGGCTCGTGAAAACGAAGGAAGAGCTTAAGGCAGTTTCTGAGGAAATTGAAAAGAGCAAATCTGCAATAGAAAGATGGAAAAAGAGGAAAGAAAAGCTTCTCAAAGACATAAAGGAAAAAGAGAAAGAAAGGAATGAACTGGTTCTAAAGCTGGCAGAAATAGACAAAAACTTCTCAATAGCTAAGGAGGAATTCGACAAAGTTGAAAAAGAACTTGAAGACTCAAAAAAGGAGTACTACCTCAAAGAAAGTGAAATCGAAAAGATGAACGATGAGATAGAGAGAATCAAGACCAAAAATGCTCAATACTCTGCAAAAAGATTGGCACTTAAGAGTAAGATTGAGGAAACCAGAAAGGAAATCGAAAAGAAAAAAGCCGAGCTGTCAGAAGTAGAGGGTAAGATGGAAAAAATCACCAGCAGGCTGAGAAGACTTGAGAAGGAGCTCGAAGAAAAGCAGCAAAAGCTGGAGAAAATCCTTCCCGAGATTAAAAAAGTAAATGAAGAACTTATAAAAGCCGAGGCGCAAAGAGAAATCAGCGGCAATAGGACACTTGAGGCATTGAAGAAAGTGAACATCCCCGGAATTTACGGCTCTCTGGCGGAGCTTATAAAGGTCAAGGATGAGAGCTACCTCACTGCTGTTGAAGTCGCCCTCGGTTCTCATGCTGACAACGTGGTTGTTGAGGATGATAAAGTTGCAGAGAAAGCAATAACTTTCCTCAAGAAAAACAAGCTTGGAAGACTCACGTTTCTTCCATTAAATAAAATAAAGCCGCGCAAACTTACTGAGACTTCAAAGGGCACCTCCGTTATGGACGTTATTGAATACAATCCGAAATTCAGAAACGCTGTTTCATTTGCCGTTGGGGATACTTTGATAGTCACCGATATGAATGAAGCCAGAGAGGTTGGAATTGGAAAGGTTAGAATGGTTACCCTTGAGGGGGAGCTCTTAGAGAGAAGTGGCGCAATTGTCGGAGGTTATTACAGACCAAAGGCGAAGCTTGGGATAAATACCGATGAAATAAAGAAACGTTTGGAGGCTCTGGAAAGAGAGAAAGACTCTCTGGAGTCCCAGATAAATGCTCTCAAAATTGAGCAGAAGGGATTGGAAAGAGAGTTATTTGAGCTGAGAATGAAAAAGAGCGACCTTTCAAAAGATCTCCAGGTTCTCCAAAAGGAAATGGATAGACTGCTCAATGAAGATAATGCCCTAAAAGAGGAAATCGAAGAAGGTGAAAGGAGAATAAAAGAGCTTGAAGGATTGATTCATCAGACAAAAGGTGAGCTCGCGAAGCTCAGCGGAAGAATAGAGAGACTTGAGAAGAAGAGGGAAAAGCTGAGAAAAGCACTCGACAACCCAGAGGCAAGAGAACTTAACCAGAAGATAAGGGAAGTAGAGCACGAGCTCAGTGCCCTTAGAGAGGAGCTCAGCAAAGTTGAATCAAAGCTTGAAAACCTCGATATTAGGATTAACGAAGAGCTAATTCCAAGAAAAGCTGATCTGGAGGAAGAGATTGAAGGGCTTATAAACAGAATAAACGCCTTCAAGGCCAGCATAAGCAAAAACGAAGAAGACATTGCCAAACTGCAAGAAGAGCTTAAGAGGCTACAAGAGGCAGAGGAGGAAGTGAAAGAGGAGCTTAAGCATCTTAGGGATGAAAGAGAAAAACTTAGGGAGGAAATCTCGCAGTTAAGAGAAAAGAAGGAGGAGCTCAGAGATACCCTGCAAAAACTCAGAATTGAGGCAAATTCACTCAAGATAAGAATCGCTCAATACGAAGCCCAGCTCCAGGAGAAGAACAGAGAGCTTAAGCATCATGACGTTAAGCTTGTTAAAGAAATCCCACTCGACTTGGAGAAGCTCAGAGAGGAAATAGATGAGATGGAAGAGGAAATTAGAAGGCTTGAGCCTGTGAACATGAAAGCAATTGAAGATTATGAAGTTGTAGAGAGGCGTTACCTTGAGCTCAGATCAAAGAGAGAAAGACTTGAGGCGGAAAAAGACAGCATCGTCGAGTTCATAAATGAAATAGAGGCGCAGAAAAAGAACGTCTTCATGAGAACGCTGAATGCCATTGCAAAGAACTTTTCAGAGCTGTTTGCAAAGCTTTCCCCCGGCGGAGAGGCTAGGTTAATACTCGAAAATCCCGAGGATCCCTTCAGCGGTGGACTGGACATAGAGGCAAAGCCAGCTGGAAAGGAAGTAAAGAGAATAGAGGCAATGAGCGGTGGAGAAAAGGCATTGACAGCATTGGCTTTTGTCTTTGCAATTCAGCACTTTAAGCCAGCCCCGTTCTATCTCTTTGACGAAATCGATGCCCATCTTGACGATGCAAACGTAAAGAGGGTCGCTGATCTAATAAAAGAAGCCTCTAAAGACAGCCAGTTCATAGTAATAACCCTCAGAGACGTCATGATGGCTAATGCGGACAAGATAATAGGGGTATCAATGCGCAACGGAATTTCAAGGGTTGTAAGCCTAAGCTTGGAGAAAGCGATGGAATACTTAGAGAAGGCAAGGGCGAAGAATGCAAACGCCGCAATCTAG
- a CDS encoding segregation and condensation protein A: MEHKREEEITPIDILLQLVTMGKVDPWNIDIVDLTEKYIERIREMQDLDLRISARAILAASILLRMKTEALLYGNEEEEEEKEEERIRVEVEPYVPPLRRVERYYTLDDLIEALMDALEEAEKKKPRKKKKVEIEEEIFVVDDFRVDIEKHVNRLYAIVKELYEETKEKISFWELIFDPTPKIIARTFLYLLFLANMGKVELIQEEPFGEIFVIPT, translated from the coding sequence ATGGAACACAAAAGAGAGGAAGAGATAACCCCCATTGACATCCTCCTCCAGCTCGTCACAATGGGTAAGGTAGACCCTTGGAACATAGACATAGTTGATCTCACAGAGAAGTACATCGAGAGGATTAGGGAGATGCAGGATCTCGACTTAAGGATATCTGCCAGAGCTATTCTAGCTGCTTCCATCCTCCTTAGGATGAAAACTGAAGCTCTGCTTTACGGTAATGAGGAAGAGGAAGAAGAGAAGGAAGAAGAAAGGATAAGGGTTGAAGTGGAACCTTATGTACCTCCTTTGAGAAGAGTGGAGCGCTATTATACGCTTGACGATCTCATTGAAGCCCTCATGGATGCACTGGAAGAGGCAGAAAAGAAAAAACCCAGGAAGAAAAAGAAAGTTGAGATTGAAGAAGAGATATTCGTTGTTGATGACTTCAGAGTGGACATAGAGAAGCACGTGAACAGGCTTTATGCAATAGTCAAAGAGCTCTACGAAGAAACAAAGGAGAAAATATCCTTCTGGGAGCTGATATTTGACCCAACTCCTAAGATAATAGCAAGAACATTCCTTTACTTGCTGTTTTTAGCAAACATGGGAAAAGTCGAGCTTATTCAAGAGGAACCCTTTGGGGAGATATTCGTAATTCCCACATAA
- a CDS encoding bifunctional fructose-bisphosphatase/inositol-phosphate phosphatase — protein MYEWNEIALNLAKDIEREVMPLFGTKKAGEFIGFSPSGDKTKLVDKVAEDVVLEYLRPLGVNVVSEEIGNIEAGSEYTIVVDPIDGSFNFIQGIPIFGFSFAVFKNEKPVYAMIYEFITKNVYEGIPGEGAYLNGERIRVRHLNEKSISISFYTRGRGARLVEKVKRTRVLGAIAVELAYLARGSLDGVIDIRNYVRPTDIAAGYIIAKEAGAIITDDSGEEIKFRLDAREKLNIIAVNDKRLLKLILEVI, from the coding sequence ATGTATGAATGGAATGAAATAGCCCTAAATCTCGCAAAGGATATTGAAAGAGAAGTAATGCCTCTCTTTGGAACAAAGAAGGCTGGAGAATTCATCGGGTTTAGCCCGAGCGGGGACAAAACTAAACTCGTAGATAAAGTTGCAGAAGACGTTGTTCTGGAGTATCTCAGACCCCTTGGCGTAAACGTAGTAAGTGAGGAGATTGGGAACATAGAGGCTGGAAGTGAATACACTATTGTTGTCGACCCCATCGATGGTTCTTTCAACTTTATCCAAGGCATCCCTATCTTTGGATTCAGCTTTGCAGTTTTCAAAAATGAAAAACCCGTCTATGCTATGATTTACGAGTTCATCACAAAGAACGTTTATGAAGGAATTCCCGGTGAGGGAGCCTATCTAAACGGGGAGAGAATACGAGTTAGGCATTTAAATGAAAAGTCCATCTCAATAAGCTTCTACACAAGAGGTAGGGGAGCGAGGCTTGTTGAAAAAGTTAAGAGAACGAGGGTTTTAGGTGCTATAGCAGTTGAGCTTGCTTATCTCGCTAGAGGTTCTCTAGACGGTGTAATAGACATAAGGAACTATGTAAGGCCGACAGACATAGCAGCAGGTTACATAATCGCAAAAGAAGCTGGAGCTATTATAACCGACGATAGCGGAGAGGAAATAAAGTTTAGATTAGATGCAAGGGAAAAGCTCAACATAATAGCGGTAAATGATAAGAGACTCCTTAAGCTCATACTTGAAGTTATTTAA
- a CDS encoding DUF63 family protein translates to MGIGEIFQRYFIDPIRYNQGYNVVNTLTYAIILGLAALGVYKVLKKLGIKYDNAFFRALIPYMILGAFGRALTDATIIPRTYLTVTPGIYFLVFAITFSALLITHKFFEDWRKVFLYFGWTLVGGEVLLLLFNLDKVSFNFEVLKYFIPFASLALAVVYLLSKRIRLVRENSYLFYAHFYDATTTFVGVDFLGYWEQHVLPRYLMSLTGTAAVMYLLKFSVLIVALYLMEELQESESEKELMDFIKMVMFILGFAPGTRNLLRMLMGV, encoded by the coding sequence ATGGGTATTGGAGAGATCTTTCAGAGATATTTCATAGACCCAATAAGGTATAATCAAGGCTACAACGTTGTGAACACCCTTACATATGCAATAATTCTTGGATTGGCGGCCCTTGGGGTTTACAAGGTTCTTAAAAAACTTGGCATAAAATATGACAACGCGTTCTTTAGGGCTTTAATCCCCTACATGATTCTGGGCGCCTTTGGGAGGGCTCTTACAGATGCGACGATAATACCTAGGACTTATCTCACAGTTACGCCGGGTATATATTTTCTCGTGTTTGCAATAACCTTCTCCGCTCTTTTAATAACCCACAAATTCTTTGAAGACTGGAGAAAAGTTTTCCTTTACTTTGGATGGACCCTCGTTGGTGGGGAAGTTCTGCTCCTGCTTTTTAATCTGGACAAAGTAAGCTTTAACTTCGAAGTTTTAAAGTACTTCATACCCTTTGCATCGCTTGCCCTGGCTGTGGTTTATCTCCTTTCCAAGAGGATAAGGCTCGTGAGAGAAAACTCCTACCTTTTCTATGCCCACTTCTACGATGCAACGACAACGTTTGTAGGGGTTGATTTTCTCGGCTACTGGGAGCAGCACGTGCTGCCGAGGTACCTCATGAGTCTAACCGGAACTGCCGCAGTTATGTACCTTTTGAAGTTTTCCGTTTTAATAGTCGCCCTCTACCTGATGGAAGAGCTTCAGGAGAGCGAAAGCGAGAAGGAGCTTATGGATTTTATAAAGATGGTAATGTTTATCCTCGGCTTTGCCCCTGGAACGAGAAATCTTTTGAGAATGCTTATGGGGGTTTAG